One region of Salvelinus namaycush isolate Seneca chromosome 3, SaNama_1.0, whole genome shotgun sequence genomic DNA includes:
- the LOC120034109 gene encoding NF-kappa-B inhibitor-interacting Ras-like protein 2 isoform X1 — protein sequence MIISCFACACVSVCLSLFFMLAAETRLSSDLLFNYRVAKRLIIIMGKSCKVVVCGLAAVGKTAVLEQLLYANHIAGSEPMETLEDIYIGSIETDRGTREQVRFYDTRGLRDGLEFPRHYFSFADGFVLVYSIDSKESFKRMEALKKDIDRFRDKKEVTIVVLGNKLDMQEQRSVDSEVAQHWAKTEKVRLWEVSVADRRTLIEPFVHLASKMTQPQSKSSFPLSRNKNKGSGSVDS from the exons ATGATAATATCATGTtttgcgtgcgcgtgtgtgtctgtctgtctgtctctttttttCATGCTAGCTGCAGAGACAAGACTGTCATCTGACTTGTTATTCAATTACAGAGTTGCCAAGAGACTGATCATCATCATGGGCAAGAGTTGTAAAGTGGTGGTGTGTGGTCTGGCTGCGGTTGGCAAGACTGCTGTCCTGGAGCAACTGCTGTATGCCAATCATATTGCGG gctCAGAGCCCATGGAAACCCTGGAGGATATCTATATTGGCTCCATAGAAACGGACCGTGGCACTCGAGAGCAAGTGCGCTTCTACGACACCCGGGGTCTTCGTGATGGTCTGGAGTTCCCTCGCCACTACTTCTCCTTTGCAGACGGTTTTGTCCTGGTCTACAGCATCGACAGTAAGGAGTCCTTCAAACGCATGGAGGCCCTCAAGAAAGACATTGACCGCTTCCGTGATAAGAAAGAG GTGACCATAGTGGTGCTGGGCAACAAGCTGGACATGCAGGAGCAGAGGAGTGTGGACTCTGAGGTGGCCCAGCACTGGGCCAAGACAGAAAAGGTGCGTCTGTGGGAGGTGTCTGTGGCAGACCGGAGGACCCTCATCGAGCCTTTTGTCCACCTGGCCAGCAAGATGACCCAGCCCCAGAGCAAATCATCCTTCCCCCTCAGCCGCAATAAGAACAAGGGGAGTGGCTCTGTCGATAGCTGA
- the LOC120034109 gene encoding NF-kappa-B inhibitor-interacting Ras-like protein 2 isoform X2, with the protein MGKSCKVVVCGLAAVGKTAVLEQLLYANHIAGSEPMETLEDIYIGSIETDRGTREQVRFYDTRGLRDGLEFPRHYFSFADGFVLVYSIDSKESFKRMEALKKDIDRFRDKKEVTIVVLGNKLDMQEQRSVDSEVAQHWAKTEKVRLWEVSVADRRTLIEPFVHLASKMTQPQSKSSFPLSRNKNKGSGSVDS; encoded by the exons ATGGGCAAGAGTTGTAAAGTGGTGGTGTGTGGTCTGGCTGCGGTTGGCAAGACTGCTGTCCTGGAGCAACTGCTGTATGCCAATCATATTGCGG gctCAGAGCCCATGGAAACCCTGGAGGATATCTATATTGGCTCCATAGAAACGGACCGTGGCACTCGAGAGCAAGTGCGCTTCTACGACACCCGGGGTCTTCGTGATGGTCTGGAGTTCCCTCGCCACTACTTCTCCTTTGCAGACGGTTTTGTCCTGGTCTACAGCATCGACAGTAAGGAGTCCTTCAAACGCATGGAGGCCCTCAAGAAAGACATTGACCGCTTCCGTGATAAGAAAGAG GTGACCATAGTGGTGCTGGGCAACAAGCTGGACATGCAGGAGCAGAGGAGTGTGGACTCTGAGGTGGCCCAGCACTGGGCCAAGACAGAAAAGGTGCGTCTGTGGGAGGTGTCTGTGGCAGACCGGAGGACCCTCATCGAGCCTTTTGTCCACCTGGCCAGCAAGATGACCCAGCCCCAGAGCAAATCATCCTTCCCCCTCAGCCGCAATAAGAACAAGGGGAGTGGCTCTGTCGATAGCTGA